The following coding sequences are from one Saprospiraceae bacterium window:
- a CDS encoding SusD/RagB family nutrient-binding outer membrane lipoprotein, translating into MKSLIKLFTIFSVLVFFSSCDKYFDVNEDPNRSTLTQNNLQLSSGQLYIGNAIGDRLFSQMNVWCQYNTGGPGVALGDWDKNTMSAADANQVFRDLYRSSSNLKPLLSSSNPAYKGIAQILIGHNYMICADLFGNIPVLDALNGDITDGSVFNPKYDDAASIVYPEVEKLIEAGRATIASATAGDHVSGDLIYGGDLTLWEKFANTILLRLYTRLGDAGKAKLAAVAARPLITSNSEMAKISYPGGSLASNPFWQDAKSTSLGNFYIASLTALSYLQANEDPRIDAFYNPGSAGHLGLKQGDIQNAPSTADYSRPHGARLATGGNVFGPEIPVILASSWETNLLLAEAAAKGSIGGSAATYYDNGVAESFNYMGLDTNELKTYLTNLGAFNAGSPIKSIALQKWICMNNLQPVESWIETRRVDNSSSPIFASSGGIFIVPTSNVLGGSNFPSILFYPENEQALNSNFPGQHTLLDKVFWDK; encoded by the coding sequence ATGAAATCATTAATAAAATTATTTACGATATTTAGTGTCTTGGTATTTTTTTCCAGTTGCGATAAATACTTCGACGTCAATGAAGATCCAAATAGATCTACTTTGACCCAAAATAATCTTCAGCTCAGCTCTGGGCAATTATATATAGGCAATGCCATTGGAGATCGTCTGTTTTCTCAAATGAATGTTTGGTGCCAATATAATACTGGTGGCCCGGGCGTAGCACTTGGCGATTGGGACAAGAACACAATGTCTGCTGCTGATGCTAATCAGGTATTTAGAGATTTGTACAGAAGTAGTAGTAATTTAAAACCATTACTCAGCAGTTCAAATCCAGCCTACAAGGGTATTGCTCAAATTTTAATTGGCCATAATTATATGATTTGTGCGGATTTATTTGGGAATATTCCTGTGCTTGACGCATTAAATGGTGATATTACAGATGGTTCAGTGTTCAATCCAAAGTATGATGATGCTGCATCAATTGTTTATCCTGAAGTAGAAAAGTTAATTGAAGCAGGACGGGCCACGATAGCTTCTGCTACTGCAGGAGACCATGTTTCAGGGGATTTGATTTATGGTGGAGATTTAACTTTATGGGAGAAATTTGCTAATACCATTTTACTTCGTCTTTATACAAGATTGGGTGATGCAGGCAAAGCCAAACTAGCTGCTGTTGCAGCTCGTCCTTTGATCACTTCAAATAGTGAGATGGCCAAAATTTCTTACCCTGGTGGATCTTTAGCTTCAAACCCATTCTGGCAAGATGCTAAAAGTACCTCTCTCGGAAATTTTTATATTGCTTCGTTAACTGCATTGAGTTATTTGCAAGCAAATGAGGATCCAAGGATTGATGCATTTTATAATCCTGGTTCAGCTGGTCATTTAGGTTTGAAACAAGGTGATATCCAAAATGCACCTAGTACAGCAGACTATTCAAGACCACATGGTGCTCGCTTGGCGACTGGCGGTAACGTTTTTGGCCCAGAGATTCCTGTCATATTGGCAAGTAGTTGGGAGACGAACCTTCTTCTGGCTGAAGCTGCTGCAAAGGGTAGTATTGGCGGTTCTGCTGCTACATATTATGACAATGGCGTAGCTGAAAGCTTTAACTACATGGGGCTTGATACGAACGAATTAAAGACTTATCTTACAAATTTGGGTGCATTCAATGCTGGATCTCCAATTAAATCAATAGCATTGCAAAAGTGGATTTGCATGAATAATCTCCAACCTGTTGAGTCTTGGATCGAGACAAGAAGAGTTGATAATAGTTCATCTCCCATTTTTGCTTCATCAGGAGGGATATTTATTGTCCCAACTTCAAATGTATTGGGAGGCTCAAATTTCCCTAGTATATTATTTTATCCTGAGAATGAACAAGCATTGAATTCCAATTTTCCAGGACAACATACATTATTAGACAAGGTATTTTGGGACAAATAA
- a CDS encoding GNAT family N-acetyltransferase — MLRKATIADASNIFELVYELAVYENEPESMITQIADFEIALTSGQIEAFIVEKDGVTAGMCLYFDYFSTWKGRTLYLEDFIVRPQFRRLGIGKLLFESFLDEARNRKCKLVKWQVLDWNELAKSFYLKYRCQISSEWENCIMEL; from the coding sequence ATGCTTAGGAAAGCTACAATAGCAGATGCCTCTAACATCTTTGAATTGGTATATGAGCTTGCGGTTTATGAAAATGAACCTGAATCGATGATCACCCAGATTGCGGATTTTGAAATAGCCCTTACCTCAGGACAAATAGAAGCCTTCATCGTCGAGAAGGATGGAGTTACTGCGGGAATGTGTTTATATTTTGATTATTTCAGTACCTGGAAAGGGCGGACCTTATACCTAGAGGACTTTATTGTCAGACCTCAATTCCGCAGGCTTGGCATTGGAAAGCTTTTGTTTGAGTCCTTTCTAGATGAAGCTAGAAATCGCAAGTGCAAACTAGTAAAATGGCAAGTTCTTGATTGGAATGAACTAGCCAAGTCATTTTATCTAAAATATCGATGCCAGATCAGTTCAGAATGGGAAAATTGCATCATGGAGCTGTAA
- a CDS encoding 30S ribosomal protein S12 — MPTINQLIRVGREKVVYKSKSRALQSNPQKRGVCTRVYTTTPKKPNSALRKVAKVRLTNGIEVICYIPGEGHNLQEHSIVLVRGGRVKDLPGVRYTIVRGALDTAGVNNRKKSRSKYGSKRPKK; from the coding sequence ATGCCTACTATTAACCAGTTAATCCGGGTTGGAAGAGAAAAAGTGGTTTACAAAAGTAAATCCAGGGCGCTACAGTCTAATCCTCAAAAAAGAGGTGTTTGTACTCGTGTCTATACCACCACTCCCAAGAAACCAAATTCCGCTTTACGCAAAGTAGCTAAAGTGAGATTGACTAATGGAATTGAGGTAATTTGTTATATCCCCGGCGAAGGACATAATTTGCAAGAACACTCTATCGTATTAGTTAGAGGCGGTCGTGTGAAAGATCTACCAGGAGTTCGATACACTATTGTAAGAGGTGCGCTGGACACAGCAGGAGTGAATAATCGTAAAAAAAGCCGTTCTAAATATGGCTCTAAAAGACCTAAAAAATAA
- the rpsG gene encoding 30S ribosomal protein S7, with the protein MRKHKPKKRILEPDPRYSDTMVTQFINNMLWQGKKSTAYKIFYDAMDQVETKLSENPHEVWKRALSNVMPHIEVRPKRIGGATFQIPMEMRPERKLSIGIKWLIRYSRARAGKGMADKLASEIISASKGEGAAVKKKEDTHKMAESNRAFAHFRA; encoded by the coding sequence ATGAGGAAGCATAAACCAAAAAAGAGAATACTTGAACCGGATCCTAGGTACTCAGATACCATGGTCACACAGTTTATCAATAATATGTTGTGGCAAGGGAAAAAATCAACTGCTTATAAGATATTTTATGACGCTATGGATCAAGTTGAGACTAAGTTGTCAGAAAATCCTCATGAAGTTTGGAAGAGAGCATTAAGCAATGTCATGCCTCATATTGAAGTTCGTCCAAAAAGAATTGGTGGAGCAACATTCCAGATTCCAATGGAAATGAGACCTGAGCGCAAGTTGTCAATTGGTATTAAATGGTTGATCAGATATTCACGGGCACGTGCCGGTAAAGGTATGGCCGATAAACTGGCCAGCGAAATTATTTCAGCTTCTAAAGGAGAAGGCGCTGCAGTAAAGAAAAAAGAAGATACACACAAAATGGCGGAATCTAACCGCGCTTTTGCACATTTTAGAGCGTAA
- the fusA gene encoding elongation factor G codes for MAKDLNFLRNIGIAAHIDAGKTTTTERILYYTGLTHKIGEVHDGAATMDWMAQEQERGITITSAATQTNWNWKDTSYTVNIIDTPGHVDFTVEVNRSLRVLDGLVFLFSAVDGVEPQSETNWRLADNYKVPRLGFVNKMDRQGADFFMVVNQVKKMLGSNAVPLQVPIGAEEHFKGVVDLITNKAMIWDEESKGMTYTEIPIPDDLKDTVQEYRQKLIENIAEYDDDLMMKFFDNPDSITEEEMIKAIRAAVCDMKFVPMMCGSAFKNKGVQAVLDAVCAFLPSPLDGEAVKGTDPKTDQEVIRSSSVDEPFSALAFKVATDPYVGRLVFLRVYSGRLDAGSYVLKVRSEKDKLSMEKERISRLFLMHANDRKAIDYIEAGDIAAAVGFKDIKTGDTLCDETKPIILEAMVFPEPVISIAIEPKTQKDQDKLGMSLAKLAEEDPTFRVMTDENTGQTIISGMGELHLEILIDRLKREFNVECNQGAPQVNYKEALTKTIEHRERLKKQTGGSGLFADMAFEIGPADESFLESEEFKSGKTRMQFVWDIFGGSIDKSYLPAITKGFESMMNQGVLAGYNIENMKIRVFDGSMHPVDSKPQAFELCAKDGFREAAPKTGPQILEPIMKLEVITPEEYVGPVIGDLNRRRGLPKGQETRMGGAVAIQADVPLSEMFGYVTQLRTITSGRASSTMEFSHYSPVPKNIADDVIAKSK; via the coding sequence ATGGCAAAAGATTTAAATTTTTTAAGAAATATAGGAATTGCGGCTCACATTGATGCAGGCAAAACCACTACCACAGAGCGTATCCTTTATTACACTGGACTTACTCATAAGATCGGAGAAGTTCACGATGGAGCTGCTACCATGGACTGGATGGCACAAGAACAAGAAAGAGGTATCACAATTACTTCTGCGGCTACCCAAACCAATTGGAATTGGAAGGATACATCATATACAGTAAATATCATTGATACACCCGGTCACGTCGACTTTACCGTTGAAGTGAATAGGTCTCTTAGAGTTTTGGACGGCTTGGTGTTTTTGTTCAGTGCCGTTGACGGTGTTGAACCTCAGTCAGAGACAAACTGGAGATTAGCTGACAACTACAAAGTCCCGCGATTGGGATTTGTAAATAAAATGGATCGCCAAGGTGCAGATTTCTTCATGGTTGTCAATCAAGTGAAGAAAATGCTGGGTTCCAACGCTGTACCACTACAAGTACCTATCGGTGCAGAAGAGCATTTCAAAGGTGTTGTGGATCTGATTACCAATAAGGCCATGATTTGGGACGAAGAATCCAAAGGAATGACCTACACTGAGATTCCAATTCCGGATGATCTAAAAGATACTGTTCAGGAATATCGTCAAAAACTCATAGAGAATATAGCTGAGTATGATGATGATCTGATGATGAAGTTTTTTGATAATCCTGACAGCATTACTGAAGAAGAAATGATCAAGGCAATTCGAGCCGCTGTGTGCGATATGAAATTCGTACCGATGATGTGTGGATCTGCCTTTAAAAATAAAGGTGTTCAAGCTGTACTGGATGCTGTTTGCGCTTTCCTTCCTTCACCATTGGACGGTGAAGCAGTAAAAGGAACCGACCCTAAGACAGACCAGGAAGTGATCAGAAGCTCTAGTGTTGATGAGCCGTTTTCAGCATTAGCTTTCAAAGTAGCTACTGACCCATACGTTGGTAGACTAGTGTTCTTACGAGTTTATTCCGGACGATTGGATGCAGGTTCTTATGTGCTCAAAGTGCGTTCAGAGAAAGATAAATTGTCCATGGAGAAAGAAAGAATCTCCAGATTATTTTTGATGCACGCTAACGACCGAAAGGCAATTGATTATATAGAAGCAGGAGATATTGCTGCGGCAGTTGGATTTAAAGATATAAAGACCGGTGATACACTCTGCGACGAAACAAAACCAATCATTCTTGAAGCGATGGTTTTCCCGGAGCCAGTAATCAGTATCGCGATTGAGCCTAAAACTCAAAAAGATCAAGACAAACTCGGTATGTCTTTAGCCAAATTGGCGGAAGAAGATCCAACATTCAGAGTGATGACTGACGAAAATACAGGTCAAACCATCATTAGTGGAATGGGTGAGTTACATTTGGAGATATTGATTGACAGATTAAAGCGTGAATTTAATGTTGAATGCAACCAAGGTGCACCTCAGGTGAACTATAAGGAAGCATTGACAAAAACGATAGAGCATAGAGAAAGATTGAAAAAACAAACCGGTGGATCGGGATTATTCGCCGATATGGCGTTTGAAATTGGTCCTGCTGATGAATCTTTCCTTGAAAGTGAAGAGTTTAAATCAGGTAAAACCAGAATGCAGTTTGTCTGGGATATATTTGGAGGTTCGATTGACAAATCTTATTTGCCGGCGATTACCAAAGGATTTGAATCCATGATGAACCAAGGGGTATTGGCAGGTTACAATATTGAGAACATGAAAATTCGTGTTTTTGATGGATCTATGCACCCTGTTGACTCTAAGCCACAAGCATTTGAGCTTTGTGCAAAAGATGGTTTCAGGGAAGCTGCTCCTAAAACAGGACCGCAAATTCTTGAACCGATCATGAAACTCGAAGTGATCACACCGGAAGAGTATGTTGGACCCGTAATTGGCGACCTCAACAGACGAAGGGGATTGCCAAAGGGACAAGAAACCAGAATGGGTGGTGCGGTTGCGATTCAAGCGGATGTTCCTCTTTCTGAAATGTTTGGATATGTGACTCAACTTCGTACCATTACGAGTGGACGCGCAAGCTCTACAATGGAGTTTTCACATTACTCTCCGGTACCTAAGAATATCGCAGATGACGTGATTGCAAAGTCAAAATAA
- the rpsJ gene encoding 30S ribosomal protein S10: MNQKIRIKLRSYDHNLVDKSTEKIVKTVRNSGAVVAGPIPLPTEKEIFTVLRSPHVNKKAREQFQLRTHKRLIEIYTPSPKTVDALSKLELPSGVDIQVKLS; the protein is encoded by the coding sequence ATGAATCAAAAAATTCGGATTAAACTTCGCTCTTATGACCACAATCTTGTAGACAAGAGTACGGAGAAAATCGTCAAAACTGTCCGCAACAGCGGTGCAGTAGTTGCTGGTCCGATTCCGCTGCCAACTGAGAAAGAAATATTTACGGTATTGCGGTCTCCGCACGTAAATAAGAAAGCTCGTGAGCAGTTCCAATTAAGGACCCACAAGAGGTTGATTGAGATTTATACTCCATCACCGAAGACGGTTGACGCTTTGTCAAAACTTGAACTCCCCAGTGGTGTGGACATTCAGGTGAAGTTGTCTTAA
- the rplC gene encoding 50S ribosomal protein L3, with translation MNGIIGTKVGMTSIYSADGKYIACTVVEASPNIVTQVKSTESDGYSALQLSYGEAKPKNANKAITGHFSGANTTPKRKSLEFRDSTINKSLGEAVSIDDVFKEGDTVHAFGMSKGKGFQGVIKRHGFGGVQNSTHGQHNRLRAPGSIGASSYPSKVVKGLRMAGQHGNTQVKIKNLKVAKILPEKNLILIKGAIPGHKGSFVVIEKK, from the coding sequence GTGAACGGAATTATAGGTACAAAAGTAGGTATGACAAGTATCTACTCAGCAGACGGCAAGTACATAGCTTGTACAGTTGTGGAGGCATCTCCCAATATCGTCACTCAGGTAAAATCCACAGAGTCTGATGGCTATTCTGCGCTTCAGCTCTCCTACGGTGAGGCAAAGCCAAAAAATGCAAATAAGGCCATAACAGGTCATTTCAGTGGCGCAAACACGACACCAAAGCGAAAATCTCTTGAGTTTAGAGATTCAACGATCAATAAATCCTTGGGTGAAGCGGTAAGCATTGATGACGTGTTCAAAGAAGGCGACACAGTACACGCTTTTGGCATGAGCAAAGGAAAGGGTTTTCAAGGTGTGATCAAGCGACATGGTTTTGGCGGGGTTCAAAATTCTACTCACGGTCAGCACAACAGACTGAGAGCGCCAGGTTCCATTGGAGCTTCATCTTATCCTTCCAAAGTAGTGAAAGGTTTGAGAATGGCTGGTCAACATGGCAATACTCAGGTAAAAATAAAAAATTTGAAAGTAGCGAAAATCCTTCCGGAGAAGAATCTTATTCTGATCAAAGGAGCTATTCCTGGTCATAAAGGATCATTTGTTGTCATCGAAAAAAAATAA
- the rplD gene encoding 50S ribosomal protein L4 yields MQLEVLNLNGTSTGRSVNLPEAIFGVEPNEHVLYLAVKEYLANQRQGTHDSKERNEVARSTRKIKRQKGTGGARAGSLKNPMFKGGGRIFGPHPRDYSQKLNKKVKALARISALSQLASANNIIVIEDLKFNEPKTKDFSSIVKSLKLDDMKSLFVTPEYNENAYLSSRNIPGSSIQVAKDLNTYELLNTKKLVLTESSVEKLISTLS; encoded by the coding sequence ATGCAATTAGAAGTATTAAACCTCAACGGTACAAGCACAGGGAGATCAGTGAATCTTCCGGAGGCAATCTTTGGTGTAGAACCTAACGAGCATGTACTTTATTTAGCGGTAAAGGAATATCTCGCGAATCAACGACAAGGCACGCATGACTCTAAAGAGCGAAATGAAGTCGCAAGATCTACACGGAAGATCAAAAGACAAAAGGGTACAGGTGGTGCTCGTGCAGGATCGTTGAAAAACCCGATGTTTAAAGGTGGTGGACGTATATTTGGACCACACCCAAGGGATTATTCACAAAAGCTAAACAAGAAGGTGAAGGCTTTGGCAAGAATATCCGCATTGTCCCAATTGGCGTCTGCAAATAATATCATCGTCATAGAGGATTTGAAGTTCAATGAACCTAAGACTAAAGATTTTAGTTCGATAGTCAAAAGCTTAAAGCTGGATGATATGAAATCTCTTTTTGTAACACCTGAGTACAATGAAAATGCATATTTGTCTTCACGCAATATTCCAGGGAGCAGCATTCAGGTTGCAAAAGATTTAAATACCTATGAATTGCTGAATACAAAAAAATTGGTACTTACAGAATCCAGCGTCGAGAAACTTATCTCTACACTTAGTTAA
- the rplW gene encoding 50S ribosomal protein L23, giving the protein MEKNIIIKPVITEKAENLSKDRNTYTFFVEKKANKVEIKKAIEAAYSVNVESVNTSIKPGKSKVRSSKKGVYRGQTSARKKAMVTLAAGESINIFGEN; this is encoded by the coding sequence ATGGAGAAGAATATTATCATAAAACCGGTCATCACGGAAAAAGCAGAAAATCTGTCAAAAGACAGAAACACGTATACTTTTTTTGTGGAGAAAAAGGCAAATAAAGTTGAAATCAAAAAAGCCATAGAGGCTGCCTATAGTGTAAACGTGGAGTCAGTTAATACCTCCATCAAACCGGGAAAATCGAAAGTGCGCAGTTCTAAAAAAGGCGTTTATCGTGGTCAGACATCTGCTCGTAAAAAAGCGATGGTGACCCTTGCAGCCGGTGAGTCAATCAATATTTTTGGTGAAAATTAA
- the rplB gene encoding 50S ribosomal protein L2 — translation MPVKKLNPITPGTRFRVANTFEEITCNCPEKSLLSSKSSTGGRNNQGRRTTRYRGGGHKKQYRIIDFNRNKDGIKAKVVSIEYDPNRTAFIALLNYIDGEKRYIIAPQGLKVGTEVVSGPGSAPEIGNSLPLAEIPLGANIHSIELHPQQGAALVRSAGTSAVMMGKEDRFAVIKMPSGEIRRILASCRATIGSTSNPDHSLESIGKAGRYRWMGFKPRNRGVAMNPVDHPMGGGEGRSSGGHPMSRTGVYAKGYKTRSPKKHSDSLIISKRKSSNK, via the coding sequence ATGCCTGTTAAAAAATTAAACCCCATCACACCTGGTACTCGTTTTAGAGTAGCGAATACTTTTGAAGAGATCACTTGCAACTGCCCCGAGAAATCACTTCTGAGCAGTAAGTCTTCAACAGGTGGTCGTAATAACCAAGGTAGAAGAACAACACGTTATAGAGGTGGCGGACATAAGAAACAATATCGCATTATTGACTTCAATAGAAACAAAGATGGGATAAAAGCAAAAGTTGTGTCTATCGAGTATGATCCAAATCGTACGGCATTCATTGCATTGTTGAATTATATAGATGGGGAGAAAAGGTATATTATAGCTCCTCAGGGACTCAAAGTCGGTACTGAAGTCGTTTCAGGACCCGGTTCTGCTCCCGAAATCGGCAATTCGCTCCCACTCGCTGAAATTCCTTTGGGAGCCAATATCCACTCTATTGAGCTTCATCCACAACAGGGAGCTGCACTCGTGCGTAGTGCTGGAACTTCTGCTGTAATGATGGGAAAAGAGGATAGGTTTGCGGTAATCAAAATGCCATCTGGCGAAATCCGAAGAATTCTGGCAAGTTGCCGAGCTACAATTGGCTCAACTTCAAATCCGGATCATTCTTTGGAATCAATCGGCAAAGCCGGTAGATACCGTTGGATGGGTTTCAAACCACGCAACCGAGGAGTTGCCATGAATCCGGTGGATCACCCAATGGGTGGAGGTGAAGGGCGCTCATCCGGAGGTCACCCAATGTCAAGAACTGGTGTTTATGCAAAAGGTTACAAAACCAGATCGCCTAAAAAACATTCTGACAGTTTAATTATCTCGAAGAGAAAATCATCTAACAAGTAA
- the rpsS gene encoding 30S ribosomal protein S19, whose protein sequence is MARSIKKGPYVHHKLLAKVQKAKESTRKTVIKTWSRSSMIIPDMVGETIAVHNGKIHIPVYVTENMVGHKLGEFSPTRTFKGHSGNR, encoded by the coding sequence ATGGCAAGATCAATTAAAAAAGGCCCTTACGTTCATCACAAACTGTTGGCAAAGGTCCAAAAAGCCAAAGAATCTACCCGTAAGACGGTGATCAAAACTTGGAGCCGCTCATCAATGATCATACCGGACATGGTAGGAGAAACGATAGCTGTTCACAACGGCAAAATCCACATTCCTGTTTACGTCACTGAAAACATGGTAGGGCACAAGCTCGGAGAGTTTTCACCTACACGAACATTCAAAGGCCATTCAGGAAATCGTTAA
- the rplV gene encoding 50S ribosomal protein L22, which yields MEAVAKLRNCPMSPRKMRLVVDLIRGKKVNHALHILKFTKKEASGWLEKLLLSAINNWEQKHGEGQAEEANLIVKTAFVDGGTVIKRFQPAPHGRAHRIRKRRNHVTIVVGTDQKTSANNL from the coding sequence ATGGAAGCAGTAGCTAAACTAAGAAATTGTCCTATGTCTCCTCGAAAGATGAGATTGGTAGTGGACCTAATCAGAGGCAAGAAAGTGAATCATGCCTTACATATATTAAAATTCACAAAGAAGGAAGCCTCTGGTTGGTTGGAGAAATTGCTTCTTTCTGCTATCAACAATTGGGAGCAAAAACACGGTGAAGGACAGGCTGAAGAAGCAAATCTTATCGTCAAAACGGCTTTTGTTGATGGTGGCACGGTAATCAAGAGATTTCAACCTGCACCTCATGGTAGGGCACACCGCATACGTAAGCGTAGAAACCACGTGACTATAGTAGTAGGTACTGATCAAAAAACATCCGCAAACAATCTATAA
- the rpsC gene encoding 30S ribosomal protein S3 — protein sequence MGQKANPIGNRLGIIRGWESNWFGGKNMAQKVVEDEKIRNYLTARIPKGGVARIVIERTLKRITVSIQTSRPGIIIGKGGTEVDRIKEELKKLSAQEVQINILEIRKPELDAAIVGESIAKQIESRINYRRAIKMAIQSTMRAGAEGIKVRISGRLNGAEMARSEEYKEGRIPLHTFRADIDYCIKEALTVYGKIGIKVWLCKGEVFTKRDLSPLVGVAKKDIKPKRGGYDSPRRDGAGRDGREGRENRDRRR from the coding sequence ATGGGTCAAAAGGCAAATCCAATAGGTAATCGTTTAGGCATCATCAGAGGATGGGAGTCTAACTGGTTTGGAGGCAAAAACATGGCACAAAAAGTAGTTGAGGATGAAAAAATCCGAAATTACCTAACAGCCAGAATTCCAAAAGGTGGAGTAGCTCGAATTGTGATTGAGCGTACGCTCAAGAGAATCACCGTGTCGATCCAAACTTCTCGACCAGGTATTATCATTGGAAAAGGTGGGACTGAAGTTGATAGAATTAAGGAAGAACTTAAAAAACTTTCTGCGCAGGAAGTACAGATCAATATATTGGAGATCAGAAAGCCCGAATTGGATGCTGCGATAGTTGGCGAATCCATTGCAAAGCAGATTGAATCAAGAATAAATTACCGACGAGCTATCAAGATGGCAATACAATCTACAATGAGAGCTGGTGCGGAAGGTATAAAAGTGAGGATATCCGGACGATTGAATGGTGCTGAAATGGCGCGTTCCGAGGAATACAAGGAAGGGAGAATTCCTCTCCATACATTCAGGGCCGATATAGACTACTGTATCAAAGAAGCCCTTACAGTTTATGGTAAAATAGGAATCAAAGTTTGGCTTTGTAAAGGTGAAGTCTTCACGAAGAGAGATTTATCTCCTCTGGTGGGTGTGGCAAAGAAAGACATAAAACCAAAACGAGGCGGTTATGATTCTCCACGTAGAGATGGTGCTGGCAGAGATGGTAGAGAAGGTAGAGAAAACAGAGACAGAAGGAGATAA
- the rplP gene encoding 50S ribosomal protein L16: protein MLQPKRLKYRKQQKGRNKGLAHRGSTIAFGTFGLKAVDSGRLTNRQIEAARVAMTRHMKREGNVWIRIFPDKPITAKPAEVRMGKGKGALDHYVAVIKAGVIMFEMEGVPYKTAVEAFALAAQKLPILTKVVVRREFQSLVN, encoded by the coding sequence ATGTTACAGCCCAAGCGCTTAAAATACAGAAAGCAACAAAAAGGCAGAAATAAAGGTCTCGCACACCGCGGGAGTACGATAGCTTTTGGAACTTTCGGGCTCAAGGCAGTGGATTCAGGAAGACTGACGAACCGCCAGATCGAGGCAGCCAGGGTCGCGATGACCAGGCACATGAAAAGGGAAGGAAATGTTTGGATACGTATATTCCCAGATAAACCAATTACAGCGAAGCCGGCAGAGGTGCGTATGGGTAAAGGTAAAGGTGCCCTAGACCATTATGTGGCTGTAATTAAAGCTGGTGTGATTATGTTTGAAATGGAAGGTGTACCTTATAAAACGGCAGTTGAAGCTTTTGCATTGGCAGCACAGAAATTGCCAATATTGACAAAAGTTGTCGTTCGTAGAGAATTCCAAAGTCTTGTCAATTAA
- the rpmC gene encoding 50S ribosomal protein L29 → MGLKKYSEIAKLASETLKTDLHMAQKSLHQKKLDHAIKGLQNPNELNQLRREIAMIQTEIRKRELAN, encoded by the coding sequence ATGGGATTAAAAAAATATAGCGAAATCGCAAAACTGGCTTCAGAGACATTGAAGACAGATTTACATATGGCACAGAAAAGTCTGCACCAAAAAAAATTAGATCATGCCATCAAAGGCTTGCAAAATCCTAACGAACTCAATCAGTTACGTAGGGAGATTGCTATGATCCAAACAGAAATCAGAAAACGCGAATTGGCAAATTAA
- the rpsQ gene encoding 30S ribosomal protein S17 has translation MERNLRKQKTGVVTSNKMEKTIAVTVEKSLLHPKYGKYVKKSKKYFAHDEKNECNIGDLVRIMETRPLSKNKSWRLVEILKKGE, from the coding sequence ATGGAAAGAAATCTTCGCAAGCAAAAAACTGGAGTCGTGACTAGCAATAAAATGGAAAAAACTATTGCGGTTACGGTAGAAAAAAGTTTGCTGCATCCCAAGTATGGTAAGTATGTCAAAAAGTCAAAGAAGTACTTTGCCCATGACGAAAAAAATGAATGCAATATTGGCGATTTGGTCCGTATTATGGAGACTCGCCCATTGAGCAAAAATAAATCATGGAGATTAGTTGAAATTTTGAAAAAAGGCGAATAA
- the rplN gene encoding 50S ribosomal protein L14 — MIQQESRLKVADNSGAKEVLCIRVLGGTARRYASVGDKIVVSVKSATPGGVKKGSVSKAVIVRTKKEIRRKDGSYIRFDDNAVVLLSASDEPRGTRIFGPVARELREKDYMRIVSLAPEVL, encoded by the coding sequence ATGATCCAGCAAGAATCAAGATTAAAAGTAGCAGATAATTCAGGTGCCAAGGAAGTACTCTGTATCAGAGTATTGGGAGGTACTGCCAGGAGATATGCTTCGGTAGGAGACAAAATAGTCGTATCCGTAAAATCTGCAACTCCAGGAGGTGTAAAAAAAGGATCTGTTTCTAAGGCAGTTATTGTACGCACAAAAAAGGAAATCAGAAGAAAAGACGGATCTTATATTCGTTTTGACGACAACGCAGTTGTACTCCTTTCAGCATCTGACGAGCCAAGAGGCACGAGGATTTTTGGACCTGTAGCCAGAGAACTCCGTGAAAAAGATTATATGAGAATTGTTTCACTTGCACCAGAAGTGCTTTAA